In Aerosakkonema funiforme FACHB-1375, a genomic segment contains:
- a CDS encoding NAD(+) kinase has product MELKQVIIAHKAGDSQSKRWAEKCARELEKLDCKVLMGPSGPKDNPYPVFLASSTQPIDLAIVLGGDGTALSAARNLAGDGIPILAVNVGGHLGFLTQPFEEFKDTEKVWERLIDDRFAIQRRMMLQAAIFEGDRRDLPPVSDRFLALNEMCVKPASADRMLTSILEMEIDGEVVDQYQGDGLIVATPTGSTCYTVSANGPIVHDGMEAIAVTPICPLSLSSRPIILPPGSVVSIWPLSDYELSTKLWMDGVMATSIWPGHRVDVCMANCQAKFIILRDNYSYYQTLREKLLWAGARIRYDNNHRN; this is encoded by the coding sequence GTGGAACTAAAACAGGTAATTATAGCACACAAAGCAGGAGATTCCCAGAGCAAGCGCTGGGCAGAAAAGTGCGCCAGAGAACTGGAAAAACTCGACTGTAAGGTGCTGATGGGGCCGAGTGGGCCAAAAGATAATCCTTATCCGGTTTTTTTGGCATCATCTACACAACCGATCGATCTGGCGATCGTACTGGGAGGGGACGGTACGGCTTTGTCAGCAGCGCGGAATTTGGCAGGAGATGGCATCCCGATTTTGGCCGTGAATGTGGGGGGACATCTGGGTTTTTTGACGCAGCCTTTTGAGGAATTTAAAGATACTGAGAAAGTTTGGGAACGGTTAATTGACGATCGCTTTGCGATTCAGCGGCGGATGATGTTGCAAGCGGCGATATTTGAGGGCGATCGCCGGGACTTGCCACCGGTGAGCGATCGCTTTCTTGCCTTAAATGAAATGTGCGTCAAACCCGCTTCAGCCGATCGAATGCTCACCTCTATTTTGGAGATGGAAATTGATGGTGAAGTAGTCGATCAGTACCAGGGAGACGGGTTAATTGTGGCAACGCCTACAGGGTCTACTTGCTATACGGTTTCTGCTAATGGGCCGATCGTACACGATGGTATGGAAGCGATCGCCGTAACCCCTATTTGCCCTCTAAGCCTTTCCAGCCGTCCCATTATTTTACCCCCTGGCTCTGTAGTTAGCATTTGGCCTTTGAGCGATTACGAACTCAGTACCAAACTGTGGATGGATGGGGTTATGGCCACCTCTATTTGGCCGGGACACCGGGTTGATGTTTGCATGGCTAACTGTCAAGCTAAATTTATTATCTTGCGAGATAACTATTCCTACTACCAAACATTACGAGAAAAGCTGCTGTGGGCTGGAGCGAGAATTCGTTACGACAACAATCACCGCAATTGA
- a CDS encoding M42 family metallopeptidase encodes MSLLNNDRLFDTIEELVLHHSPSGAEGEIDRLLLDRFKALGVKAWLDAAGNALALIPGKDSTRSIAITAHKDEIGAIVKSIEPFGRVQVRKLGGAFPWVYGEGVVDLLGDNQIISGILSFGSRHVSHESPQKAQQEDKPLRWEDAWVETKCSTAELEAAGIRPGTRVVVGKHRKRPIRLKDYIASYTLDNKASVAILLGLAETLKQPAVDTYLVASAKEEVGAVGALYFTQNQRLEALIALEICPLSSEYPIEDGEAPVLLSQDGYGIYDENLNGEIRSVAKRLNIPLQLATLSGFGSDASIAMKFGHVARAACLSFPTQNTHGYEIAHLGAIANCIRLLQAYCETEFSQ; translated from the coding sequence ATGTCTTTATTAAATAACGATCGACTGTTCGATACAATTGAGGAATTAGTGCTGCACCATTCTCCCAGCGGTGCGGAAGGGGAAATCGATCGCCTGTTGCTCGATCGATTCAAGGCTCTGGGAGTGAAAGCATGGCTGGATGCAGCGGGAAATGCTCTAGCTCTCATTCCCGGTAAAGATTCCACCCGCAGTATCGCCATCACCGCCCATAAAGACGAAATTGGCGCAATTGTCAAGAGTATCGAGCCGTTTGGACGAGTACAAGTACGAAAACTGGGCGGTGCATTTCCTTGGGTTTATGGTGAAGGCGTCGTCGATCTGTTGGGAGATAACCAAATTATCAGCGGCATCTTATCATTCGGATCGCGTCACGTCTCCCACGAATCGCCTCAAAAAGCCCAGCAGGAAGACAAACCGCTACGTTGGGAAGATGCCTGGGTGGAAACCAAATGCAGCACAGCGGAACTGGAAGCAGCTGGCATTCGACCGGGAACTCGCGTAGTCGTAGGCAAACATCGCAAGCGACCGATCCGACTCAAGGATTATATTGCCAGTTACACCTTGGATAATAAAGCTTCGGTAGCAATTTTGTTGGGTCTGGCGGAAACCTTAAAGCAACCGGCTGTGGATACCTATCTGGTAGCTTCGGCAAAAGAAGAAGTGGGTGCCGTAGGCGCTCTCTACTTTACCCAAAATCAGCGCCTGGAAGCATTGATCGCCCTGGAAATCTGTCCTTTGTCGAGCGAATATCCGATTGAAGATGGAGAAGCGCCGGTACTGCTTTCCCAAGATGGCTACGGCATTTACGACGAAAACCTGAACGGGGAGATCCGAAGCGTGGCAAAACGACTAAATATTCCCTTACAACTGGCAACCTTGAGCGGTTTTGGTTCCGATGCCTCAATTGCCATGAAATTCGGTCACGTAGCGCGTGCGGCTTGTTTGAGTTTCCCCACCCAAAATACCCACGGTTACGAGATTGCTCACTTAGGAGCGATCGCCAACTGCATCCGCCTGCTGCAAGCGTACTGCGAAACCGAATTTAGCCAATAG
- a CDS encoding NADH-quinone oxidoreductase subunit J — MDLAQGVQIVSFAILSVMMIGAALGVVLFSNIVYSAFLLGGVFISIAGMYILLNADFVAAAQVLIYVGAVNVLILFAIMLVNKRQDFTPLKSAWLRQGATALVCAGLFVLLGTMVLATPWAISTEVATTSESSIMRIGQHFFSDFLLPFELASVLLLIAMVGAIVLARREFLPEITESTSVQQQVLTLPERPRELVPAGSDSSTLTSDRGAQNK, encoded by the coding sequence GTGGATTTAGCGCAAGGGGTTCAGATTGTTTCGTTTGCCATACTGAGCGTGATGATGATTGGAGCAGCTTTGGGTGTGGTGCTGTTTTCCAACATTGTCTATTCAGCTTTCTTGTTGGGCGGAGTTTTTATCAGCATCGCCGGAATGTACATTTTGCTAAATGCTGATTTTGTAGCAGCAGCACAAGTGCTGATATATGTAGGTGCGGTAAACGTTTTGATTTTGTTTGCCATCATGTTGGTGAACAAGCGCCAAGATTTTACACCCCTTAAGAGCGCTTGGCTTCGTCAGGGAGCAACAGCCCTAGTCTGTGCTGGTTTGTTTGTCTTATTAGGCACAATGGTTTTGGCAACTCCTTGGGCGATTTCTACGGAAGTCGCTACTACAAGTGAAAGCTCAATTATGCGAATCGGTCAACATTTCTTTAGTGACTTTTTGCTACCTTTTGAGCTAGCATCGGTGTTATTGTTAATCGCAATGGTGGGTGCGATCGTTTTGGCACGGCGCGAATTTTTGCCGGAAATAACCGAAAGTACAAGCGTACAACAACAAGTTTTAACTTTGCCGGAACGTCCTAGAGAATTGGTGCCCGCAGGCAGCGATTCTTCCACGCTGACAAGCGATCGAGGCGCTCAAAACAAGTAA
- the nuoK gene encoding NADH-quinone oxidoreductase subunit NuoK, producing the protein MQLQYFLLLAAALFCIGIYGLITSRNAVRVLMSIELLLNAVNLNLMGFSNFLDPQAIKGQVFTVFVITVAAAEAAVGLAIVLAIYRNRDTVDMEQFNLLKW; encoded by the coding sequence CTGCAACTGCAATATTTCTTACTCTTAGCTGCTGCCCTTTTCTGCATAGGTATCTACGGTTTGATTACCAGTCGCAATGCAGTGCGGGTACTGATGTCAATTGAATTGCTGCTGAATGCAGTGAATCTTAATTTGATGGGTTTTTCCAATTTTCTAGACCCGCAAGCAATTAAAGGTCAGGTTTTTACTGTGTTTGTGATTACCGTAGCAGCTGCTGAAGCGGCAGTTGGGTTGGCGATCGTACTGGCGATTTATCGCAACCGCGATACGGTAGATATGGAGCAGTTTAACTTGCTCAAGTGGTAA
- the nblB gene encoding phycobilisome degradation protein NblB — MTITPESVQKLLSSEELSDRLRGVNQLRQLEPAIAFKLVQPAINDSNARVRYGAVSLMDTVGKVDLHKALEILRDRLQHDSEVDVQAAAADALGALKLEEAFEDLRQAYHNSSEWLLQVSIIAALGEMGDPRGFDLLQEALDSDIDLIKTAAVSSLGELGDLRAVPLLATFTTYPDWQLRYRVVQALNHLGSPEALAILETMTDDEVEQVAQEARNCLPLA, encoded by the coding sequence ATGACCATTACTCCTGAGTCTGTTCAAAAGTTGTTAAGTTCGGAGGAACTGAGCGATCGCTTGCGAGGCGTTAACCAACTGCGTCAGTTGGAACCTGCGATCGCTTTCAAACTGGTTCAACCAGCTATTAATGACAGCAACGCCCGCGTTCGATATGGTGCAGTCAGCCTCATGGATACTGTGGGCAAGGTAGATTTGCACAAAGCCTTGGAAATTTTGCGCGATCGCCTTCAGCACGACTCGGAAGTAGACGTGCAAGCAGCCGCCGCCGATGCCTTGGGGGCGCTCAAGTTAGAAGAAGCTTTTGAAGACTTGCGGCAAGCCTACCACAACTCTTCTGAATGGCTTCTCCAAGTCAGCATCATCGCTGCTTTGGGAGAAATGGGCGACCCGCGAGGCTTCGATCTGCTACAAGAAGCACTCGATTCCGATATCGATCTGATTAAAACTGCCGCTGTCAGTTCTCTGGGAGAATTGGGCGATTTACGTGCAGTTCCTCTTTTGGCAACTTTCACCACCTATCCAGATTGGCAACTGCGCTACCGAGTTGTCCAAGCTCTCAATCACTTAGGTAGTCCAGAAGCTCTTGCGATTCTGGAAACAATGACTGACGATGAGGTAGAGCAGGTAGCTCAAGAAGCGAGAAACTGTTTGCCCTTGGCCTAA
- the nuoH gene encoding NADH-quinone oxidoreductase subunit NuoH has product MNSGIDLQAIFIESLMDLGVPAGAAKAIWMPLPMVLMIIGATVGVLVSVWLERKISAAAQQRIGPEFMGPFGILAPVADGMKLVFKEDILPAKSDSLLFTLGPIIVVIPVFLSYLIVPFGQNLVITNIAVGVFLWVALSSIAPIGLLMSGYASNNKYSLLGGLRAAAQSISYEIPLSLSVLAIVMMSNSLSTIDIVDQQSGYGILGWNLWRQPIGFIVFWICALAECERIPFDLPEAEEELVAGYQTEYSGMKFGLFYVGSYVNLVLSSLLFSILYLGGWDFPVPIDRIASLFGVSETNPWLQVIAASLGITMTVLKAYFLIFLAILLRWTVPRVRIDQLLNLGWKFLLPVSLVNLLLTAALKLAFPFAFGG; this is encoded by the coding sequence ATGAACTCAGGAATTGACCTGCAAGCAATCTTTATTGAATCGCTAATGGACTTGGGCGTCCCAGCTGGTGCCGCTAAGGCAATCTGGATGCCCCTGCCAATGGTGCTGATGATTATTGGTGCAACGGTAGGAGTGCTGGTATCAGTCTGGTTAGAGCGAAAAATTTCGGCGGCTGCACAACAGCGGATTGGCCCGGAATTCATGGGGCCATTCGGGATACTGGCACCTGTAGCCGATGGTATGAAGCTGGTCTTTAAAGAAGATATTCTCCCAGCTAAGTCGGATTCCCTTCTCTTCACGCTGGGGCCGATCATCGTGGTGATCCCAGTGTTTCTGTCCTACCTGATCGTACCCTTCGGACAAAATCTGGTAATCACAAACATCGCCGTTGGTGTATTTCTGTGGGTGGCTCTTTCCAGCATTGCCCCAATTGGTTTGCTGATGTCAGGGTATGCCTCTAACAACAAATACTCCTTGTTGGGGGGTTTACGGGCTGCCGCACAGTCGATCAGTTATGAAATACCCCTGTCGCTGTCGGTGCTGGCAATCGTGATGATGTCCAACAGCCTCAGTACGATCGACATCGTAGACCAACAATCGGGTTACGGTATCCTGGGTTGGAACCTCTGGCGTCAGCCGATCGGATTCATCGTATTTTGGATTTGTGCCTTAGCAGAATGCGAACGGATACCCTTTGACTTGCCGGAAGCTGAAGAAGAACTGGTGGCTGGCTATCAAACCGAGTATTCTGGGATGAAATTCGGTTTGTTCTACGTGGGTTCCTACGTCAACCTGGTTCTCTCTTCTCTACTCTTCTCCATACTTTACCTGGGCGGCTGGGATTTTCCCGTTCCGATCGATCGCATCGCCAGCTTGTTCGGAGTCAGCGAGACAAATCCCTGGTTGCAGGTAATCGCTGCTTCTTTAGGCATCACCATGACAGTTCTGAAAGCTTACTTCCTCATCTTTCTCGCTATTCTGCTGCGCTGGACGGTACCCCGCGTCAGAATTGACCAATTGCTAAATTTAGGGTGGAAGTTCCTTTTACCGGTTTCTCTGGTAAACCTGCTGTTAACCGCCGCCCTCAAGCTAGCATTCCCCTTTGCCTTCGGCGGCTAA
- a CDS encoding DUF6745 domain-containing protein, translating into MIAELTPEQEALIPVYLEKWRSIALSTEPIDRQKASEAVKAVYEIIGEQEPLIVFFDSPYSALSHKESLHIKQVGKKLKSAVIDKLWKPLEIQLGKQVDSQLKRWLHRQLLKSQMGNIQMSQLREKLAIKLEKHNCIRPEIWSLNCCKAEFYINVLNCQSARNKDWQVLQTFLQDCGWIIPYKKLCIICDRPRKISLDDRGSFHAEGEPAIAFVDEFNIYAYRGVRLPEKYSKLPPSRWQTQWIAEEIDARLRRVLAEGCGYKIITEFTPEQEALIPVYKEKWDAILLSTERIDRQKAQDAIKSAYGSIGKNEVDILFYDSPYAAAIDINKQGEIKLGKPIRGKLDSQLAIKLWRQVESQLEMRLKEQLWDRQRSMLASRLEISLRRQMSRQLQDNLWVNFPKAFIRKIGTSWAKEIEFYITVLGCQHNFQKEWELFQLLVKNAFWILAYENVCFVCDRPTKINFDARQRLHAEGEPALEFADGYSLYAYHGVNLPRKYGYLHPKKWRSQWLLQETNAELRRVLIQAIGYERICQELQTTELDLFREYTLLKIDDADVEPIHLLKMTCPSTGQIHALRVPPNLTSAREAIRWVNWGIDPEKFAIET; encoded by the coding sequence GTGATTGCAGAACTCACGCCAGAACAAGAAGCTCTGATTCCAGTTTATCTAGAAAAGTGGCGCAGTATAGCTCTCTCCACCGAACCGATCGACCGTCAAAAAGCTTCTGAAGCGGTCAAAGCAGTTTATGAGATAATTGGCGAACAAGAGCCATTAATTGTTTTTTTTGATAGTCCTTATTCGGCTTTAAGCCATAAGGAAAGTCTGCACATAAAACAGGTCGGTAAAAAACTGAAGAGTGCAGTAATTGACAAACTGTGGAAACCATTAGAAATTCAGTTAGGCAAACAAGTAGATAGTCAACTAAAACGGTGGTTGCACAGGCAACTGCTCAAGAGTCAAATGGGCAACATCCAAATGAGTCAATTAAGGGAAAAGTTGGCGATAAAACTAGAAAAACATAACTGTATTCGACCGGAAATATGGAGTTTGAATTGCTGTAAGGCTGAGTTTTATATTAATGTTTTAAATTGCCAGAGCGCTCGCAACAAAGATTGGCAGGTATTGCAGACATTTCTGCAAGATTGTGGATGGATTATTCCTTATAAAAAGCTGTGCATAATATGCGATCGGCCTAGAAAAATATCTTTAGACGATCGAGGAAGCTTCCATGCAGAAGGAGAACCTGCAATTGCATTTGTTGATGAATTTAATATCTATGCTTATCGCGGTGTAAGATTGCCTGAAAAATACAGTAAATTGCCTCCTTCTCGCTGGCAAACACAGTGGATAGCTGAAGAGATTGACGCTCGATTGAGGCGAGTTTTAGCTGAGGGATGTGGCTACAAAATTATTACCGAATTTACGCCAGAGCAAGAAGCTTTAATTCCAGTTTACAAGGAAAAGTGGGATGCGATTCTACTTTCTACAGAGCGAATCGATCGCCAAAAAGCTCAGGATGCAATAAAATCAGCTTATGGAAGTATTGGTAAAAATGAGGTAGATATTCTTTTTTATGATAGCCCTTATGCTGCTGCGATAGACATAAATAAACAAGGAGAAATAAAATTAGGTAAACCAATAAGAGGCAAGCTGGATAGCCAGTTAGCAATAAAACTGTGGCGACAAGTGGAGAGCCAATTAGAAATGCGATTGAAAGAGCAATTGTGGGACCGACAGCGAAGTATGCTGGCATCGCGATTGGAGATCTCTCTTCGGCGACAAATGAGTAGGCAATTACAGGATAATCTATGGGTAAATTTTCCCAAAGCTTTTATCCGAAAAATAGGTACTTCTTGGGCTAAGGAGATTGAATTTTATATTACCGTGTTAGGTTGCCAGCATAACTTTCAAAAAGAATGGGAGTTGTTTCAGCTATTGGTAAAGAATGCCTTTTGGATTTTGGCTTACGAAAATGTTTGTTTTGTATGCGATCGACCGACGAAAATAAACTTTGACGCTCGACAAAGATTGCACGCCGAAGGAGAACCTGCCCTTGAGTTTGCCGATGGATATAGCCTGTACGCTTATCACGGGGTAAACTTACCTCGGAAATACGGATACCTGCACCCGAAAAAGTGGCGATCGCAATGGCTTTTACAAGAGACAAACGCAGAGTTAAGGCGAGTTTTAATTCAAGCGATCGGCTACGAGAGAATTTGTCAAGAATTGCAAACAACAGAATTAGACTTATTTCGAGAATACACTTTATTAAAAATAGATGATGCTGATGTCGAGCCAATTCATTTATTGAAGATGACTTGCCCCAGTACCGGACAAATTCACGCCTTGCGCGTACCACCCAATTTAACATCTGCACGAGAAGCAATTCGGTGGGTAAATTGGGGAATAGATCCAGAGAAATTTGCAATCGAAACCTGA
- a CDS encoding metal ABC transporter solute-binding protein, Zn/Mn family: MSEKKQWFWGAIVVAIATSLSGCGADTQATTQTTASPKPKVVASYSILCDLTEKIAQETVELKCLVGADRDPHTYQATPEDRKAIETAQLIFYGGYDFEPAIIDLVKATNNFAPKVAVNEKAVPNPLMGEEHHHHHTEVEQHQEKHQDEEKAPDPHVWHDVENGIRMVEIIRDRLINIAPANTNLYTSNAQKLTAQLKQVDTWIARQINTIPAKQRKLVTTHDALGYYAKAYGLTIEGTLQGFSSEEQPTAARVKELVKEVKEAGVPTIFAEMTANDKVIKTVAREAKVKVSDRKLIVDGLADKGTLAGSYVGMLTANTCAIVEGLGGKCTAFQSF, encoded by the coding sequence ATGTCAGAGAAAAAGCAATGGTTTTGGGGTGCGATAGTAGTAGCGATCGCCACCAGTCTAAGCGGGTGCGGTGCAGATACCCAGGCTACCACCCAAACAACAGCTTCCCCAAAGCCAAAAGTAGTCGCATCATACAGCATTTTGTGCGACTTGACCGAAAAGATCGCCCAGGAAACAGTAGAATTAAAGTGTTTGGTTGGTGCCGATCGAGACCCCCACACGTATCAAGCGACACCCGAAGACCGCAAAGCAATTGAAACCGCACAACTGATTTTTTATGGAGGCTACGACTTTGAACCCGCTATTATTGATTTAGTCAAGGCAACGAATAACTTTGCGCCAAAAGTTGCCGTCAACGAGAAAGCCGTACCCAACCCACTGATGGGAGAAGAACATCACCACCATCATACAGAAGTAGAACAGCATCAAGAAAAACATCAAGATGAAGAAAAAGCCCCCGACCCCCACGTTTGGCACGATGTCGAGAATGGCATCCGCATGGTAGAAATAATTCGCGATCGCTTAATTAACATTGCGCCTGCCAATACTAACCTTTATACCAGCAACGCCCAAAAACTGACAGCGCAATTAAAACAAGTAGATACCTGGATTGCAAGGCAAATTAATACCATTCCTGCCAAGCAACGCAAATTAGTCACAACTCACGACGCTTTGGGTTACTATGCCAAAGCTTACGGTCTCACAATAGAAGGCACACTGCAAGGATTTTCTTCAGAAGAACAACCCACCGCAGCACGAGTAAAAGAACTGGTTAAAGAAGTGAAGGAAGCTGGAGTTCCCACCATTTTCGCCGAAATGACCGCCAATGATAAAGTAATTAAAACTGTAGCTAGAGAAGCGAAAGTTAAAGTTTCCGATCGAAAACTGATCGTTGATGGTTTGGCTGACAAAGGAACTTTGGCTGGCTCTTATGTAGGAATGTTAACTGCCAACACTTGCGCGATTGTGGAGGGACTAGGAGGTAAATGTACAGCTTTCCAATCATTTTAA
- a CDS encoding CBS domain-containing protein: MPKTVADVMSRDPISVRPETPLKEAIKILAERRISGMPVVDENGKLVGVISESDLMWQETGVTPPAYIMILDTVIYLENPAKYDRDLHKALGQTVGELMTSDPLITVHPHKSLREAAQLMHERNIRRLPVIDDGGHVVGIVTRGDIIREMAATQD, encoded by the coding sequence ATGCCCAAAACAGTTGCCGATGTGATGAGCCGCGATCCGATTTCAGTGCGGCCAGAAACTCCTCTCAAAGAGGCTATCAAGATTTTGGCAGAACGCCGGATCAGCGGTATGCCAGTGGTGGATGAAAATGGCAAATTAGTGGGCGTAATCTCCGAGAGCGACTTGATGTGGCAGGAAACAGGGGTAACCCCTCCCGCTTACATCATGATTCTCGACACCGTTATTTACTTAGAAAATCCCGCCAAGTACGATCGAGACCTCCACAAAGCCTTGGGGCAAACAGTTGGGGAATTGATGACCAGCGATCCGCTGATTACCGTCCATCCCCACAAATCCTTACGCGAAGCGGCACAATTGATGCACGAACGCAATATTCGCCGTTTGCCTGTGATCGATGATGGCGGTCATGTCGTCGGCATTGTCACCCGTGGCGATATCATTCGAGAGATGGCAGCCACTCAAGACTAA
- the ndhI gene encoding NAD(P)H-quinone oxidoreductase subunit I → MLKFLKQVGDYAKEAVQAGKYIGQGLAVTFDHMRRRPITVQYPYEKLIPSERFRGRIHFEFDKCISCEVCVRVCPINLPVVDWEFNKETKKKQLRHYSIDFGVCIFCGNCVEYCPTNCLSMTEEYELSTYDRHELNFDNVALGRLPYKVTDDPMVTPLRELAYLPKGVMDPHDVPDSYRRAGQLPEEILEKSEK, encoded by the coding sequence ATGCTAAAGTTCCTCAAACAAGTTGGCGATTACGCCAAAGAAGCCGTTCAGGCAGGTAAATACATCGGTCAAGGTTTGGCAGTTACCTTTGACCATATGCGCCGTCGTCCGATTACGGTACAGTATCCCTACGAAAAACTTATCCCTTCAGAACGTTTTCGAGGACGCATTCACTTTGAATTTGATAAGTGCATTTCCTGCGAAGTTTGCGTCCGCGTTTGTCCGATCAACCTGCCAGTAGTAGATTGGGAATTCAACAAGGAAACGAAAAAGAAACAGCTGCGACACTACAGCATTGACTTCGGAGTTTGTATCTTTTGCGGCAACTGTGTGGAATACTGCCCGACAAACTGTTTATCTATGACAGAAGAGTACGAGCTTTCCACATACGATCGTCACGAATTAAACTTCGATAACGTGGCTTTGGGACGTTTGCCATATAAAGTAACTGATGACCCGATGGTCACACCGCTGCGCGAACTTGCGTACTTGCCAAAAGGTGTGATGGACCCTCACGACGTTCCAGACAGCTATCGTCGGGCCGGTCAACTTCCAGAGGAAATTTTGGAAAAATCGGAAAAGTAG
- a CDS encoding S-layer homology domain-containing protein, with the protein MFPSRRPAILINLTALLLTSLTACANSPAAKNLEQSLAADPNLQENPATVGQSGSDRNVQTSPTVNLPSDFPSEINKYPLAQLQEVKLPNSTTPAEQATLTRWSSGDPVNLVQNFYQKQFQENNWQLLSQPTDDAGGTFEAKRNDLKVTVSIQPISSATNTSSASQPTANQNSAAATEFTIQYERVSSDTTATAPQPEATNSPTPTASLTPTPSAQPTATPQTETATNTTNNVNVFSDLNNAPKELHSYVTDIAQLGVLTLNPSNSKQNQSAANTKFEPNKAISHREFARWLIATSNKMNANNPAKQIRLATDASQPAFQDVAKTDPDFPAIQGLAEAGIIPSPLSGDSTAVLFRPGAALTREQLLMWKVPLDTRLASSATIDSVKQTWGFQDVAKIDPKALRSILTDFQNGDTSIIRRVFGYTTLFQPKKSVTRAEAAAALWYFGTQNEGISAKELTTKE; encoded by the coding sequence GTGTTTCCTTCCAGACGCCCTGCTATATTAATAAATCTGACGGCTTTGTTGCTGACTTCCCTGACTGCCTGCGCCAACAGTCCAGCGGCGAAGAACTTGGAGCAGTCTTTGGCGGCAGATCCCAACCTGCAAGAAAACCCGGCTACAGTGGGACAGTCGGGAAGCGATCGCAACGTCCAAACATCACCAACGGTAAACTTACCATCTGACTTCCCATCGGAAATTAACAAATATCCCCTAGCGCAATTACAGGAAGTCAAGTTACCCAACTCTACAACTCCAGCAGAACAGGCGACCCTGACTCGCTGGAGTAGCGGCGACCCCGTTAACTTAGTTCAGAATTTCTATCAAAAGCAGTTTCAGGAAAATAACTGGCAATTGCTCAGTCAGCCTACAGATGATGCTGGCGGTACGTTTGAAGCTAAGCGAAATGACTTGAAAGTTACAGTTTCCATCCAGCCAATTTCTAGCGCGACAAATACCAGTAGCGCCAGTCAACCTACTGCTAATCAAAATTCAGCAGCCGCCACAGAATTTACCATACAATACGAGCGCGTTAGTAGCGATACTACCGCAACTGCACCGCAACCAGAAGCGACAAATTCTCCAACTCCAACTGCTTCTCTAACACCGACACCTTCCGCACAACCAACTGCAACTCCTCAAACAGAAACTGCCACCAATACAACTAATAATGTTAATGTTTTTTCTGACTTAAATAATGCACCCAAAGAATTGCATTCCTACGTCACAGATATAGCGCAATTGGGTGTACTGACACTTAATCCCAGTAACTCGAAACAAAATCAATCGGCTGCAAACACCAAATTTGAACCGAACAAAGCCATCAGTCATCGCGAGTTTGCGCGTTGGCTAATTGCTACTAGCAATAAAATGAATGCTAACAATCCTGCCAAACAAATTCGTTTGGCAACAGATGCGTCTCAACCTGCTTTTCAGGATGTAGCGAAAACTGACCCCGACTTTCCCGCTATTCAAGGATTAGCTGAAGCGGGAATCATTCCCAGTCCGCTTTCTGGAGATAGCACAGCCGTGTTGTTTCGTCCGGGTGCAGCTTTAACGCGGGAACAGTTGCTGATGTGGAAAGTCCCTTTGGATACTCGCTTGGCGTCATCTGCAACTATTGATTCGGTGAAGCAAACTTGGGGTTTTCAAGATGTAGCGAAGATTGACCCGAAGGCGTTGCGATCGATCCTCACAGATTTCCAAAATGGAGATACTTCTATTATTCGACGAGTTTTTGGTTATACTACCCTATTTCAACCCAAAAAATCTGTGACTCGCGCTGAAGCGGCGGCGGCGCTTTGGTATTTTGGCACTCAAAATGAGGGCATATCTGCAAAGGAACTAACAACTAAGGAGTAG